From a single Spirochaetaceae bacterium genomic region:
- a CDS encoding alkaline phosphatase family protein, producing the protein MSEREPAPPTGQGEVVASAIRDGVLRRPSDAAPSFVDLVCAVQRGAGASTPVTPHRETVAGHLFDRSHLVLVLVDGMGMSALGHPTMADLRARVHMQIDSVFPATTACAMTTVATGQWPGRHGVPGWWAYLAEHDLPVTVLPFEERRTGRRLRRHGVRVPDIWPQPSRFAEATRSMEMHMPWKYLLSTFNRYLSGHSRTRGYRSLRHAQRRILRRMRAVQGRRTEPTVTFWYIPDYDSACHTYGVASSEARATLAEIRDLLMELAAGAPDDVRVAVTADHGLIDLGEGERAPLFDGDPLLDCLLSMPSGEGRTPHFHVRPGRERELVERVTERSGGRMALLSQAEAEELRLFGPQPLSDFARRRFGDYVGIALVPFNLAYYMSADSTSLRHIGVHGGMCPDEVRVPLLVL; encoded by the coding sequence GTGAGCGAGCGAGAGCCGGCGCCTCCGACGGGCCAGGGCGAGGTCGTCGCGTCAGCGATCCGGGACGGCGTTCTGCGCCGGCCGTCGGACGCGGCGCCGTCGTTCGTGGACCTGGTATGCGCGGTGCAGCGTGGCGCAGGCGCATCCACGCCGGTGACCCCGCACCGCGAGACGGTTGCCGGTCACCTGTTCGACCGCTCGCACCTGGTCCTGGTACTGGTCGACGGCATGGGCATGAGCGCGCTTGGCCATCCGACCATGGCGGACCTGCGTGCGCGTGTCCACATGCAGATCGATTCGGTGTTCCCGGCCACCACCGCTTGCGCCATGACCACGGTGGCGACCGGGCAGTGGCCGGGCCGCCACGGCGTTCCCGGCTGGTGGGCCTACCTCGCGGAGCACGACCTCCCGGTTACGGTGCTGCCGTTCGAGGAACGCCGTACCGGGCGCCGGCTGCGCCGCCACGGCGTGCGGGTTCCGGACATATGGCCGCAGCCGTCGCGCTTCGCCGAGGCGACCCGCAGCATGGAAATGCACATGCCCTGGAAGTACCTGCTGAGCACCTTCAACCGCTACCTCAGCGGGCACAGCCGGACGCGCGGCTACCGCTCGCTACGGCACGCGCAGCGGCGGATCCTGCGCCGCATGCGCGCCGTGCAGGGGAGGCGCACCGAACCCACGGTCACCTTCTGGTATATCCCCGATTACGACTCCGCCTGCCACACGTACGGGGTGGCCAGCAGCGAGGCGCGCGCGACGCTGGCGGAGATCCGCGATCTGCTGATGGAGCTGGCCGCCGGCGCGCCGGACGACGTGCGGGTGGCGGTGACCGCCGACCACGGCCTGATCGACCTGGGCGAGGGGGAGCGGGCGCCGCTGTTCGACGGCGACCCGCTCCTCGACTGCCTGCTGAGCATGCCGAGCGGCGAGGGGCGCACGCCGCACTTCCACGTGCGCCCGGGCAGGGAGCGGGAACTGGTCGAGCGCGTTACGGAGCGCTCCGGCGGGCGCATGGCGCTGCTCAGCCAGGCCGAGGCCGAAGAACTGCGCTTGTTCGGGCCGCAGCCGCTCAGCGACTTCGCGCGCCGCCGCTTCGGCGACTACGTCGGCATCGCCCTCGTCCCGTTCAACCTCGCCTACTACATGTCCGCCGACTCGACGTCATTGCGCCACATCGGCGTGCACGGCGGCATGTGCCCCGACGAAGTGCGCGTGCCGCTCCTGGTGCTGTAG
- a CDS encoding J domain-containing protein, whose product MQSTRAALADLIDEIERQERAGRSWRLTPAHLQRILGLSPERYYQEIYGAQVAGHPLIGLSLALEPFSQASAPALVAVLEHLCGAGAESVLERAGVFYSYDQQAEVMAEFLSGAAGAVREHRFQDEQFAAMLRTFGRFPEARRVYLDHFFDLDDLQERAARRYCAGRTFTLPDLALANAREVLRLFFAKHVLRRLSIFAALNEAFHRAAIHAGFAAEARASSRQRARRQAPERPERSAAAQARRDMGLGPEPLTTRGLRARYKQLMKRYHPDVNPHGLARCQEITAAYATLAPLAAPG is encoded by the coding sequence GTGCAGTCGACTCGCGCGGCGTTGGCGGACCTGATCGACGAAATCGAGCGCCAGGAGCGGGCGGGCCGATCCTGGCGGCTCACCCCCGCGCACCTGCAGCGCATCCTGGGCCTGAGCCCGGAGCGGTACTACCAGGAGATCTACGGCGCGCAGGTGGCCGGCCATCCCCTGATCGGCCTGTCCCTTGCCCTGGAGCCGTTCTCGCAGGCCTCGGCGCCGGCCCTGGTGGCCGTGCTGGAGCACCTGTGCGGCGCCGGGGCGGAAAGCGTCCTGGAACGGGCCGGCGTGTTCTACTCGTACGACCAGCAGGCGGAGGTCATGGCCGAATTCCTCTCCGGCGCCGCCGGCGCGGTGCGCGAACACCGATTCCAGGACGAGCAGTTCGCCGCAATGCTGCGCACGTTCGGCAGATTCCCGGAGGCGCGCCGGGTCTATCTCGACCACTTCTTCGACCTCGACGACCTGCAGGAGCGCGCCGCGCGCCGCTACTGCGCCGGGCGCACGTTCACCCTCCCCGATCTCGCGCTCGCCAACGCCCGTGAGGTGCTGCGCCTGTTCTTCGCCAAGCACGTCCTGCGCCGACTGAGTATCTTTGCGGCCCTGAATGAGGCCTTCCACCGCGCCGCCATCCACGCCGGCTTCGCCGCCGAGGCGCGCGCGTCAAGCAGGCAACGCGCACGCCGGCAGGCGCCGGAGCGGCCGGAGCGATCCGCCGCGGCCCAGGCACGGCGCGACATGGGCCTCGGCCCGGAACCGCTCACCACCCGCGGCCTGAGAGCGCGCTACAAGCAGTTGATGAAGCGCTATCACCCCGATGTGAATCCCCACGGCCTGGCCCGCTGCCAGGAGATCACCGCCGCCTATGCAACCCTCGCGCCGCTGGCGGCGCCGGGATAG
- a CDS encoding type II toxin-antitoxin system HicB family antitoxin, producing MIAYKGYQAAIVFDHEAEVFHGEVVGTRDVIFFEATSVEELKKEFQFSIDDYLAMCAEKGQPPDKPFSGKIPLRISSEVHRAATAAAKADRKSLNAWLATVIERAI from the coding sequence ATGATTGCCTACAAGGGATACCAGGCAGCGATTGTATTCGATCATGAAGCAGAGGTGTTTCACGGGGAAGTTGTCGGCACTCGCGACGTGATCTTTTTCGAGGCGACCTCCGTGGAAGAACTGAAGAAGGAGTTTCAATTCTCCATCGACGACTATCTGGCGATGTGCGCCGAGAAGGGGCAGCCCCCGGACAAGCCATTTTCCGGCAAGATTCCGCTACGGATCAGTTCGGAAGTTCATCGCGCCGCGACCGCTGCGGCCAAGGCCGACAGAAAAAGCCTCAACGCATGGCTGGCCACGGTCATCGAGCGAGCGATATGA
- a CDS encoding alpha/beta hydrolase: MAVSLSSYRAALAGLVSAGIRSRTVAGVNGLTVHFLEAGRQSEGRPLLVLLHGFPELGYSWRKVMPALAAAGYYVIAPDQRGYGATRGWDASFDGDLAPFRSFNLVRDVLGIVTALGYERVHAVIGHDAGAGVAGWCSLLHPDIFAAVAMMSAPFGGPPARRPVPDGRPQMAAFDAQLAALQPPRKHYQWYYSSRSANADMMECPQGLHAFLRGYYHYKSADWRGNTPYRLRGWTATELAKLPTYYVMNRADTMPEAVAPFTPSPEVAAACRWLPDEELAVYCAAYAATGFQGGLQWYRCGTGGVGVGEQQIFAGRTIDVPACFISGAADWGVFQSPGAYERMRDEVCTRTLGCHLLPGAGHWVQQEQPERVTELLLEFLRTAGAA; this comes from the coding sequence GTGGCCGTTAGCCTGAGTTCGTACCGCGCCGCGCTGGCGGGGCTGGTGTCAGCGGGGATTCGTTCGCGGACCGTTGCCGGAGTGAACGGGCTGACGGTCCACTTCCTGGAGGCCGGCCGGCAGAGCGAGGGGCGCCCGCTGCTGGTGTTGCTGCACGGGTTCCCGGAGCTGGGCTATAGCTGGCGCAAGGTGATGCCGGCCCTGGCCGCCGCCGGCTACTACGTGATCGCGCCCGATCAGCGCGGCTACGGCGCGACCCGGGGCTGGGATGCCTCCTTCGACGGCGACCTGGCGCCGTTTCGCTCATTCAACCTGGTGCGCGACGTGCTCGGCATCGTCACCGCGCTCGGCTACGAGCGGGTGCACGCCGTGATCGGCCACGACGCCGGCGCCGGGGTGGCCGGCTGGTGCAGCCTGCTGCACCCCGACATCTTCGCGGCGGTGGCGATGATGAGCGCTCCGTTCGGCGGGCCGCCGGCGCGCCGCCCGGTACCGGATGGACGCCCCCAGATGGCGGCGTTCGACGCCCAACTGGCGGCCCTGCAGCCGCCGCGCAAGCACTACCAGTGGTACTACTCGTCGCGCTCCGCCAACGCCGACATGATGGAGTGCCCGCAGGGGCTGCACGCGTTCCTGCGCGGCTACTACCACTACAAGAGCGCCGACTGGCGGGGCAACACCCCCTACCGGCTGCGCGGCTGGACCGCCACCGAGCTGGCCAAGCTGCCCACCTACTACGTCATGAACCGCGCCGACACCATGCCGGAAGCGGTGGCGCCGTTCACTCCGTCACCCGAGGTGGCCGCCGCGTGCCGCTGGCTGCCGGACGAGGAGCTGGCGGTGTACTGCGCCGCCTACGCCGCCACCGGCTTCCAGGGCGGCCTGCAGTGGTACCGGTGCGGCACCGGCGGCGTCGGAGTGGGGGAGCAGCAGATCTTCGCGGGGCGCACCATCGACGTGCCCGCCTGCTTCATTTCCGGCGCCGCCGACTGGGGCGTGTTCCAGAGCCCCGGCGCCTACGAACGCATGCGCGACGAAGTGTGCACGCGCACGCTCGGCTGCCACCTGCTGCCGGGCGCCGGCCACTGGGTGCAGCAGGAGCAGCCTGAGCGGGTCACCGAGCTGTTGCTGGAGTTCCTGCGCACCGCCGGCGCCGCGTAG
- a CDS encoding SDR family NAD(P)-dependent oxidoreductase — MAAATNNEAGAGRLAGKVAWVTGSSRGIGRVVAGHLAALGARVAIHGTSPTSTRAFGEADSLDAVAAEVAEQTGAEVLAVHGDLTSEDTVKALCGQIRDRFGAIHILVNNAGGDIGSQGTTGERAGKPASNDALGISLTDIRTVLDRNLLTCILPCREVAPEMADRGRGWIVNVGSVAGLLGRASEVIYGCAKAAVHHYTRALASQLRPVNVNVNAIAPGEIVTPRFLASRTPRAERQVEGGNLTRYGWPAEIARTVEFLVTDDSSYISGQILRVDGGAQLWPA; from the coding sequence ATGGCAGCAGCGACGAACAACGAAGCAGGCGCCGGGCGGTTGGCCGGCAAGGTGGCGTGGGTGACCGGGTCCTCGCGCGGCATCGGCCGGGTGGTGGCCGGCCACCTGGCGGCCCTCGGCGCACGGGTGGCGATCCACGGCACCAGCCCCACCTCCACGCGCGCCTTCGGCGAGGCCGACTCGCTGGACGCGGTGGCCGCGGAGGTCGCCGAGCAGACCGGCGCCGAGGTACTGGCCGTGCACGGTGACCTGACCAGCGAGGACACCGTCAAGGCGCTGTGCGGGCAGATCCGCGACCGGTTCGGTGCCATCCACATCCTGGTCAACAACGCCGGCGGCGACATCGGCTCCCAGGGCACCACCGGTGAGCGTGCCGGCAAGCCGGCCTCCAACGATGCGCTCGGCATCTCGCTGACCGACATCCGCACCGTCCTGGACCGCAACCTGCTCACCTGCATCCTGCCGTGCCGGGAGGTGGCCCCGGAGATGGCGGACCGCGGGCGCGGCTGGATTGTCAACGTGGGCAGCGTCGCCGGCCTGCTCGGGCGCGCCTCGGAGGTGATCTACGGCTGTGCCAAAGCGGCCGTGCACCACTACACGCGCGCCCTCGCCTCGCAACTGCGGCCGGTCAACGTGAACGTCAACGCCATCGCGCCGGGCGAGATCGTCACGCCGCGCTTCCTGGCCAGCCGCACCCCGCGGGCAGAGCGGCAGGTGGAGGGCGGCAACCTGACCCGCTACGGCTGGCCGGCCGAGATCGCCCGCACCGTGGAGTTCCTGGTCACCGACGACTCGTCCTACATCTCCGGCCAGATACTGCGCGTCGACGGCGGCGCCCAGCTCTGGCCGGCCTGA
- a CDS encoding ABC transporter substrate-binding protein has product MQTAKWMPVLLGAAFLMATSAWASGGEEDTASSDAAMAMGGQYKEAPMLAAMVAAGELPPVDERLPIEPKVLEALEEIGTYGGTIEVFANANHPWNDLADSPERSQYPLRMNFDGSIEADQAKAYELSDDFMTFTLYLREGMKWSNGDDLTSEDFVFVKYQMDDHESIDTWGYPGQVDTVTAIDDYTVQIDFKVPYPRIVLNMLHWRGSDWTVVAPSTWLKQWHIEYNPNADAKAKEEGFDNWAEAFNNHHTFCCPAKDVNKPTLHPWKWKEHTTTVRIWERNPFYYAVDTAGQQLPYIDRIVSQTVNAETYKLKVIAGEADYAGAMTIGDFPLLKQNEDAGNYTVKLVPHVNGGDVTYTFVLDNLDPVKRELFNNVDFRRAMSLAIDRVEINETVWLGQAVPRQATLNSDVSFYKSEWGEDHPYNRYAPDEANSMLDALGLDKRNRDGLRLMSNGEPMSFTLTYDAGAEGASEQEILTHELVKEDWAAVGVEIKLNPLDSDLIRQVETEGTMDVRATRTSGMEMYDFLSGNGGMLGVGHRGAGRFYSWWGGERGNVPEADRIGEPPPEDLAMLYQLGRADMQSTLFGSQEYRDVRTKIFDLHADKLWTIGVVGMAPYPLVVRNNLGNVPRVLPPWAEAWLTMNYYSNMWYFK; this is encoded by the coding sequence ATGCAGACTGCGAAGTGGATGCCCGTCCTGCTGGGCGCGGCATTTCTTATGGCAACGTCCGCCTGGGCGAGCGGTGGTGAAGAAGACACCGCCAGCAGCGACGCCGCGATGGCGATGGGTGGCCAGTACAAGGAAGCACCGATGCTGGCGGCGATGGTGGCGGCGGGCGAGTTGCCGCCGGTGGACGAGCGCCTGCCGATCGAGCCGAAGGTGCTGGAGGCGCTGGAGGAGATCGGTACTTACGGCGGCACCATAGAGGTGTTCGCCAACGCAAACCACCCGTGGAATGACCTGGCCGACTCGCCGGAGCGGAGCCAGTATCCCCTGCGGATGAACTTCGACGGATCGATCGAGGCGGACCAGGCCAAGGCGTACGAGCTGAGCGACGATTTCATGACCTTCACGCTGTACCTGCGCGAGGGGATGAAGTGGTCCAACGGCGACGACCTCACCTCCGAGGACTTCGTGTTCGTGAAGTACCAGATGGACGACCACGAGTCGATCGACACCTGGGGCTACCCGGGCCAGGTGGACACCGTGACCGCCATCGACGACTACACGGTGCAGATCGACTTCAAGGTGCCCTATCCGCGCATCGTGCTGAACATGCTGCACTGGCGCGGCAGCGACTGGACCGTGGTTGCGCCGAGCACCTGGCTCAAGCAGTGGCACATCGAGTACAACCCCAACGCCGACGCCAAGGCCAAGGAGGAGGGCTTCGACAACTGGGCGGAGGCGTTCAACAATCACCACACCTTCTGCTGCCCGGCCAAGGACGTCAACAAGCCGACGCTGCACCCGTGGAAGTGGAAGGAGCACACCACCACCGTCCGCATCTGGGAACGCAACCCGTTCTACTACGCGGTCGACACGGCGGGTCAGCAGCTTCCCTACATCGACCGCATCGTCAGCCAGACCGTCAACGCCGAGACCTACAAGCTGAAGGTGATCGCCGGCGAGGCGGACTACGCGGGCGCCATGACCATCGGCGACTTCCCCTTGCTGAAGCAGAACGAGGACGCCGGCAACTACACGGTCAAGCTGGTTCCGCACGTCAATGGCGGCGACGTAACCTACACCTTCGTGCTCGACAACCTGGATCCGGTGAAGCGCGAGCTGTTCAACAACGTCGACTTCCGGCGCGCCATGTCGCTGGCGATCGACCGCGTGGAGATCAACGAGACCGTGTGGCTTGGCCAGGCGGTTCCGCGCCAGGCAACCCTGAACAGCGATGTGAGCTTCTACAAGTCGGAGTGGGGCGAGGATCACCCCTACAACCGCTACGCTCCCGATGAAGCCAACAGCATGCTCGACGCCCTCGGGCTGGACAAGCGCAACCGCGACGGCCTGCGGCTGATGTCCAACGGCGAGCCGATGAGCTTCACGCTCACCTACGACGCCGGCGCGGAGGGGGCGAGCGAGCAGGAGATCCTGACCCACGAGCTGGTCAAGGAGGACTGGGCCGCGGTCGGCGTGGAGATCAAGCTCAACCCGCTCGACAGCGACCTGATCCGCCAGGTGGAGACCGAGGGCACCATGGACGTGCGCGCCACCCGCACCTCGGGCATGGAGATGTACGACTTCCTGTCCGGCAACGGGGGCATGCTGGGCGTCGGCCATCGCGGCGCCGGCCGGTTCTACTCCTGGTGGGGCGGCGAACGCGGCAACGTGCCGGAGGCCGACCGCATCGGCGAGCCGCCGCCGGAGGACCTCGCCATGCTGTACCAGTTGGGCCGCGCCGACATGCAGTCCACGCTGTTCGGCAGCCAGGAATACCGCGACGTGCGCACCAAGATCTTCGATCTGCACGCCGACAAGTTGTGGACCATCGGCGTGGTCGGCATGGCGCCCTACCCGCTGGTAGTGCGCAACAACCTCGGCAACGTGCCGCGCGTGCTGCCGCCGTGGGCGGAAGCGTGGCTGACCATGAACTACTACTCCAACATGTGGTACTTCAAGTAG